The sequence ACATCACACAACACATTTCTAGCATCTCCTTCAACAACATCAAATTCTACACCACTCATCACCCCTTTAGCTTCGCATAATTGTTTTGACTTCTCGCAAACTCTTTGAGCTGTCTTTTTAATATCATTTTCCACCACTGCGAGCACGTCACTTGTTCCTACACAACATcaaaaatatctcaaatcatCACTCGATTATAGTATAAAATTTACTCAACTATGAGTTCTTATCTCCTGAAAAAAAATCGTATTatatgtgaaattaggtcttagatCTTAGGCCTAACTGACCTAACTCATACCCCAAAAGtcaggtcttaggcctaacccaaaagctagctcaaagggaggaggattgcccaagccttataaaaAGTTCatccatctcattaaccaccaatATGGggcttttgtcattttttaacaCCCCACGTCACAGAGGAAGAGAACGAACTTCATATATCCCCTTTCTACTCAATCCAGAAACAAGATCGGACGTTATCCCGGTTCGTCTCCATTTTTGTGAAACTATTCCTCAAGCAAGCCAGCCGATAAGTCATCGAAGGGTTTGTGTGAATAATGGAATGGTTAACATTACTCATTTTAAACTCTCCCACGGTGATATAATatcttttcaagaaaatgatGCGAGAACCCGCGGTGAAGAAATAAAGAGATCCTTCTATATCGAAATCTCAGTTGAgaaaataataggaaaattcCTGGATCACCCGTGGAGAAGAACCAAAACAGAATGGTTCCGCCTACTCTTTTGAAggccccaacatcgggtgagacggggcCCTGTTCTGATATCATGTTAGTTTTACTGTTGGAGagaaatatgtaattttattagTATGTATGTGTATTTATACAAGAGAGCGAACtacaaataagaaaagaatCAACTACTAAGTGATCTTCCCCTAATTATAATAGAAACTAAATCACTAATGAGATACTACGATATGGAATATCAATCAAGAGATATCCTAATATCAATCAagagtatatacatatataaatatgaaaaaacactaatatttttcaaaaaaaaaaaaaattggtacaTGTTACACCTAGATTTTTAAAGTGTAATGTGAAAATTAAActcaaagttttaaaataatcaaatttaaatcttgaatcAGTACCTGGTCCAGCTAGACCTACAACGGAAGTTGGAGTGATTTTAACATGAACAATGATGAGCTTAAAAAGAGAATCgaattcaccaaaaaaatgatCAAGTGTCCATTCTAAGGCGTAGAAGCTGTGGTCAGTGTTATCAAGGGCAAAAATCATGGTTTGTGTTGCTGCaattatttttgatgaattgttaCTAAGAAAGATCAAAAGATTTGGATTGTTGGAAATGAATCCAAACAATCCAAATCTTTTGCCAGAAATTACTTTTTTTCTCAACTATGGTTGGTTAAAAGTGATACGACCACCAAATTTTGTGGACATTATTTGGCagtttacttttttatttgacTATTAATTTAAGTGGATGTTATTTAGcagttacttttttttttaattcacaaCTGAACTGAGGTTTTCACGGGATATGCTTGGAGTGGACTTTTTTTAGATGTAATTATGCGAAAGAGTTTcactttaaattaaaattgattacaGTTTTGTTGGGGGATTGTCATTTAATTTTCTGAATTTTTTGGGGGATTGTCATTTAGTGTAATATGTTTTCTCAGTTCATTAATGACTTCGAGTGACTTCAATGGCATATATCGTGAATTCGATTAGATTCTAGAATTTTTTTCGTAAAATCTCAATTTCGActaaagttaatattttatgtCTAGTCAATTGTCTTGGGTATTGATAGTGTTAGTGGTCCATTTGTTACAACAATTACAATTATGGTAAGTTATGGCTTTAACAGTTACTAGTATTTgactattttcttttaaaaatttgggCTTTTTGTTTTACAGTCATGGTAAGTTTATGTCTTTAACTGTGGTTGTTAATCATGGTATGTTTATGCCTTTGACAGTAGTTGCTTTTCATGGTAAGTTTATGTCTTTAACTGTAGttgttttcttttaactttacaGGCATTCTAAGTTAAATGATTTAACTATAGTGACACTTCAATTTCACTATGGGGGTTGTTTTGTATCTGATCCTACTTTAAGGTATGCCAATGAATCACTAGTGTCGAAAAGATTAATATAGATGTGGATGAGCTGCATATTATGTTGTTTCATAAAATAGCATTGGAATTGGGTGTCGAAAATGTTGAGACATTTGAATGTAGAGTTAACAAGAAGGGTACTTTTTACATGTTAAATATTGATCATGATATTTTAAACTTTCTTATTGGTTTGAAGGGTGTTGATTTTGTTGATGTATATGTTGCATCACATTAGTATATCTTTAATTGTTGAGGATATACTTGTTTTGCCAAGCAATAATGTTGATGTGTCCTCATCTCCACAAAAAGATAATGTTGATGTGTCCTCCCGACACAAAAATAGGGATGGTCTGTCATTCTTCTCACAAAAATAGATAGGGCTGATGTGTCTTCATCTTAACcattggatgaaataaaaatagggATTTAAACCAAAATCAGTCCCTTTTAGTTGAAGAGCAGTCCCCTTTAGTTGAAGAACAAGCGCCTGCCCCTAGAGTTGAAGAACATTCTGATTCACTTTATGATGttgatgaaaatataaatgaattcaGTGATTTGGATGAGGAGTTGCTTCAAGCTAGACAATCTAACATTGAAGAACAAGTTAAAGAGAAGGCTGATAGTGTAAATCTAGATGAGATACCATCTGGTCCTGTAGGTATAGATGCTAGTTTTGAAGACATTTATAAGGAGAAAGGGAGATATTTGAAGGAAATTTGGGTGGTAATGACCCTTATTTTGATAGATTGAATCCTGGTAGTGACATTAGTGAAGATGAAGCGGATCCCGTTGAGGATGATGAAGTGGTAGATCCAACACCTAGTAAGGAAAGTACAAAGATCTACTTTAATCCAACAActaaaaaggttttttttttcaactgtatatgatatttttgaatCACATCGAGCTCAGGGAGGCACTGCAAACTTACTCTATTCAAAAGGGtgttaatattaatttgaaaccTAATGAGAAGGAAAAGATAAGGGCACATTGTAAGAAAAAGGATTGTCCTTGGCATATTCTTGGAAGTATTGATTGTAACACTGGAAACTTCTGtgttaaaacatatttttctgTCCACGAGTGTTTCAAAAGAACAAGAAACAAATTGTATACCCCCATTTGGATTAGTAACATTACAAGGAGAGGATTATGAGTGAGCCTAccatcaaaattcatcaaatttagTCTTTGATACAAAAAGAGTATGGTTTATATGTTAGTAAGACAAGTTGTAGAAAGGCAAAATTGAGAGTTATGACTGAATATATGGGAGATATCATAAAGGAGTTTGCTAGGTTGTATGATTATGTTGAGCAATTAAAAACCACAAATCCTGGAACTACTGTATATATTAGGACATCATCAAAGAACACAATTTCAGAAAAAAAGAGGTGTTTATGAGCATCTATATTTGTCTTGATTCCTTAAAAAGTGGATGAAAAGAAGGGTATAGAAGGATTATTGGCTTAGATGGTGCATTTCTTAAAAGTGTATGTAAAGGTGAATTATTATCTTACATTTCCAAAGATGAAAATGATCAGATGTACCCTATAGCATGGACAGTAGTTGATAAAGAAACCAAAGAGGCATGGTCTTGATTTATCAAGTGCATCAAACATGATTTGGAGCTTACAAAAGGTGAAGGACTAATAGTTATGTCTGATACGGAAAAGGTATTACtatattatttgttaaatttattcttttatttttagagtaattgatatttaatattGTTGTGTGTCAAATGTCCTTTGTTTGACAGGGTCTTCATCTTGCGCTTATTGATGTATTGTCAGATACTGAAATTAGATGAAATTAGATGGTGTTCTAAGCATATATGGGCATACCAGAAGAAAGACTAGAGGGGtgaagaaaggagaagaaaattcTGGCAGGTGGCCAGGACACCATTTGAGGTATTTTTATAGTCTAAAGTTGATGACTCGAGTGAATTAGGAGTAGGCATTGTAGAAGCTTTGTTAAAGTATAACAAAAAAGCATGGTGTAGGGCATAATTTAAAGCACATAGCAAGTGTGATGTGGTTGAGAACAACATGTGTGAGACTTTCAACTAGTGAATTTTTAGGTGCTAGGTTCAAATCACTAATCATTATTCTAGAGGAAATAACAGTCAAAGTCATGGAAATAATGCATCAAATGAGAGAACTTTCAGAAAAATGAATTACTGATGTATCACTAATGTCTATGGATATTCTTAGAAAAATGTTGAAATCGCTGATAATTGAGAGGTAAAGTTTAATGTTGATTTTGGCTTTGAGATTCATGATCTACCATATAAATATGTTGTTGACCTAAGAAAGAAGGTGTGTAGTTACAGGTCATGGCAATTAAAGGGAATTCCTTGTGTCTATGCACTTATAGCAATTCATTATAAGGATTGGGTTGTTGAGTCATTTGTTGATCACCGGTATAAGAAGGAAACATACATGAAAGCatataataggtttatttaaCCTATGACAAACATGAGGATATGACCAACAAGTGATAGACCAGCCATTGAACCACCTGAAATTACAGTCATACTAGGAAGACTAGGAAAAAACAGGAGAAAAGATAGTGATGAGTCAATTAAGAAGAAGTTTGGAAAGTCCACAAGGaaggaaagaaaaatgaaatgttCTATGTGTAAGACTTTTGTAAATAACAAGAAAGGATGTCCGACTCTGGTAAGTTGTGGTTAATTGTCTCTTTGTTATTGACTTTACTCTTGTTATTCTTTTGACTATATTACGTGTTTGTAGAAAAATGTTATTGCTGGAACAAGTGTTGCAAGTGCTGCAACTGCTGAAAATGATGCAACGTCAGATTGTACATATGCTGCAATTGGAAGCCAAACAAGTGTAAATACAGGTCCACGTGCAGGTTGCACTCCAAGTGCAGGTCCAAATGCAGGTTGCACTCCAAGTTCATGTCCAACTGCAGGTTGCACTCCGAGTGCAGGTCCAAATGCAAGTTGCACTCCAAGTTCATGTCCAAGTGCAGGTTGCACTCCGAGTGCAGCTTAAAGTGCAAGTTGCACTCCAGGTGTATGTCCAAGAGCAGGTCGGACTCCAAGTGCAAGTTGCACTCAACAATCAACTTCTAGTGAAGCtggccaaaaaaaaaagaccagCACAACTTTGAGTGGTGGGGCATCTCTTGACGATAAGAAatcaagacaaaaaaaaaaaacaaagacaacTAGTTATGGTCTCTTATTTGGATCAGGTGGCTACACTAATAGATATGTATTTTATCGTTTAAACACATTAAATTGCTTTAATTGATATTAGTTCATCTCTAagttaagatttttatttttctctcagtTTGGAAATACTGATAGGGTATTACATAGTGTTACATTGTCAAGTTCAACTCCTACCAATATTGATGTTGATTACAAACCCAATGGATTAAGGTAGAAGGGAAGAGCTGCAACTACTCAAAAGCATCTATGAGAGGAGAGTTACAGAAGCACTTAAGACACTCAAGGCACATCAAGCACTCAAGGCACACATTAGATTTCACTTTGTTTAGCTTAATGGCTTGATCATCCCAATTTTTTTGGTTCTACTGTTTTGTATATGTGTAAAGTTGCTATTGGGAAGACTTtgtttttttgtatgaatttatGTTTGAATGAAGTTGCTATTCAGATTTCTGAAGCAAATGAAGTCCATTTCATTATCAAATAACACCTAGTActatcaatatattttaaaaataaaggcTAGAAACCAAATAACAACAATCACAATAACAGTGATATCAATACTAGTGTTTGATCTTTGTCTTCCTTGCGTTCCTTGTCTTCTATGTATTGCTTGTCTTCCTTGTCCTGAACtcgttgatgaattcttgatgtTGTATTGTTCTTGACATGTTGAATCATTTGCATCAGCCCACCGGAAGAATCCACATCCATTATTGGATGAATATTTTTGGCAACCCCAAAACATTTTCCAGGATTAGTTGGTGTTCTTGATGTCTTTAGTTCAGCATATATTCCACAGTAGCAACATTGAACTGTCATCGTGAAGAGCAATAAAATCaaaccaacaaaaatacaatagaATCACCACAAAAAAAGAGATGAGTAGATCGAATGAAAAAATAAAGGcgccaaaaataaaagataaataatttacAGAGACAAGATTGAAAAAAACAGGAGAATAAAAGCTCAAAAAGGAACTAACAATGGTGTTGAgtgaaatgaagaagaagagatgacCTTTAAAGGTCAAAATCGGACAGTTTGTGCCTTTTTAAGGCGTCTCTCACTCTTGCTTTGAGTGTATCACATGTTCCATGTGAAGTCTTACCACATAGGATGACACATCAAAAAAGTGTTTGAAATGTTGGGTTTGGATGGATTCAGGGGTCCAGATAACAAAAGGGTAAGTAAGAGTGTCCAGAATACAATCCTATACAAATACAACTATACAAGGATCTACCAAACCATTCTGCTCTCCTATTTTTCACTGGCTTATGTTCGTaattatcaatatgaattgttcAAAAGATGTTTATGGGTTAAAACTCCATAAATGAGATTTGCATGATCATGGAAACCTCCAGTCTGATGAAATaacctttaaataaataattagaccTTATAACTTTTCTGTTATATGCAAAGCTATTATGGGCGTTTGTGAGCACAGAGATATATGGATCGCTTGGATTTAGCCTTATTATATATatggaagaaaaaaatgattggCTCATAATGGAGGTACCTAATTAGGATAGTAAAAACAGATTTTCAATATGAGAAAATATTGTACCATGCTTACTAGTCAAAATCAGTTGATTTAGAAGAGATAGGTTTATGATTAAAAGTACCCATAAAATTTTTAGGGGATTTGTTGCTAATGTTTATCTTGAAGACAACGCGGCATGTACCAAACAAATTTTTGTACTAT comes from Solanum pennellii chromosome 1, SPENNV200 and encodes:
- the LOC107029622 gene encoding universal stress protein A-like protein is translated as MIFALDNTDHSFYALEWTLDHFFGEFDSLFKLIIVHVKITPTSVVGLAGPGTSDVLAVVENDIKKTAQRVCEKSKQLCEAKGVMSGVEFDVVEGDARNVLCDVVDKHHASVLVMGSHGYGAFKRAVLGSVSDYCSHHARCSVMIVKKPKAKK